A genomic segment from Diospyros lotus cultivar Yz01 chromosome 5, ASM1463336v1, whole genome shotgun sequence encodes:
- the LOC127802527 gene encoding calcium and calcium/calmodulin-dependent serine/threonine-protein kinase-like produces the protein MGQETRSRRLCDEYEVSDVLGRGGFSVVRRGITRSKSESSSTAQTHVAIKTLRRLGSPITPPAGRNNRVATASSSGFPAWKKQVSVSDALLTNEILVMRKIVEDVSPHPNVIHLYDVCEDPTGVHLILELCSGGELFDRIVAQERYTEVGAAAVVRQIASGLEALHRANIVHRDLKPENCLFLNESEDSPLKIMDFGLSSVEEFTDPVVGLFGSIDYVSPEALSQGRISAKSDMWSLGVILYILLSGYPPFMAQSNRQKQQMIMAGEFSFYEKTWKKISSSAKHLIYSLLAVDPHRRPSAQEILHHPWVIGHSAKEDQLDAEIVSRLQSFNARRKLRAAAMASILSASILLRTKKLKSLVGSYDLKPEELENLRLHFRKICAKGDNATLPEFEQVLRAMQLSSLVPLAPRIFDLFDDNRDGTVDMREIICGFSSLKNSQGDDALRLCFQMYDTDRSGCISKEEVASMLRALPEDCMAVDITEPGKLDEIFDRMDINSDGKVTFDEFKAAMQVDSSLQDVVLSSLRPLS, from the exons ATGGGACAAGAAACGAGGTCGAGGAGACTCTGCGACGAGTACGAGGTTTCTGACGTGCTGGGAAGAGGAGGATTCTCCGTCGTAAGACGAGGGATAACAAGATCGAAATCTGAATCATCATCAACTGCCCAAACCCATGTCGCCATCAAGACCCTCCGGCGGCTGGGATCGCCGATCACGCCGCCTGCAGGCAGGAACAATCGAGTTGCGACGGCTTCTTCTTCGGGTTTTCCGGCGTGGAAGAAACAGGTTTCAGTTTCCGACGCCTTGTTGACGAATGAGATTCTGGTGATGAGGAAGATAGTGGAAGATGTGTCTCCCCACCCCAACGTCATCCATCTCTACGACGTCTGCGAGGACCCGACCGGCGTTCATCTCATCCTCGAGCTTTGTTCCGGGGGCGAGCTGTTTGACCGGATCGTGGCTCAGGAGAG GTACACAGAGGTCGGGGCGGCGGCAGTGGTGAGGCAGATTGCGAGCGGGTTGGAGGCGCTCCACCGGGCTAACATTGTTCACAGAGACTTGAAGCCGGAAAATTGCTTGTTTTTGAATGAGAGTGAGGACTCTCCGCTGAAGATAATGGACTTCGGGCTGAGTTCGGTGGAGGAGTTCACGGATCCAGTAGTCGGATTATTTGGTTCCATTGATTATGTCTCGCCGGAGGCGCTTTCTCAGGGAAGAATATCGGCCAAGAGTGATATGTGGTCTTTGGGTGTCATCTTGTACATCCTCCTCTCCgg GTACCCACCTTTCATGGCTCAGTCCAATCGGCAGAAGCAGCAAATGATAATGGCT GGTGAGTTCAGCTTCTACGAGAAGACGTGGAAGAAGATCTCTTCTTCAGCAAAGCATCTGATTTACAGTCTCCTCGCCGTCGATCCTCACAGAAGGCCCAGTGCCCAAGAG ATTCTGCATCATCCATGGGTGATAGGACACTCCGCCAAGGAAGACCAGCTCGATGCGGAGATCGTCTCGCGGCTTCAGAGCTTCAACGCCAGGCGCAAGCTCCGGGCCGCCGCCATGGCCAGCATCTTGAGCGCCAGCATTTTGCTGAGAACGAAGAAGCTCAAGAGCCTGGTCGGCTCCTACGACCTCAAGCCCGAGGAGCTGGAGAATCTGAGACTCCATTTTAGGAAAAT ATGCGCGAAGGGGGATAATGCGACGCTGCCGGAGTTCGAACAGGTGCTGAGGGCGATGCAGCTGTCGTCGCTGGTGCCATTGGCGCCTCGAATCTTCGACCTGTTCGACGACAACCGGGACGGCACGGTGGACATGCGGGAAATCATCTGTGGGTTCTCCAGCCTCAAGAATTCGCAGGGAGACGACGCTCTCCGCCTCTGCTTTCAG atgTACGATACAGACCGGTCTGGATGCATCAGCAAGGAAGAAGTTGCATCCATGCTTCGG GCGCTGCCGGAAGACTGCATGGCAGTCGACATAACCGAGCCGGGAAAACTGGACGAGATATTCGATCGGATGGACATCAACAGCGACGGAAAAGTAACGTTCGACGAATTCAAAGCTGCCATGCAAGTTGATAGCTCTCTCCAGGACGTTGTCCTCTCCTCCCTTCGCCCTCtttcataa